In the Deinococcus ficus genome, one interval contains:
- a CDS encoding S8 family serine peptidase: protein MKNTVKMLGLLSLSLVLGACGQNATTPTAGSAKPIPAALRDAGQQSAKWFVELEGDPTSLSGQSVLSQQATFRTQALSRSIRYQEVQSFSTLFNGFSVIATGAEINRISQMPGVLGVYPIHEVQLPPTVRGENGNLSPDMFYATGMTGADIAQNELGLTGKGVKVGVIDSGIDVDHPAFQGRIVAGYDFVGDDYGKDGKYVAVPDNNPDDCGGHGTHVAGIIGGNDPSNTRNGVGFKGVAPDVSFGAYRIFGCSGSSYDDVILAAMERSYTDGMQVVNMSLGSAFDNWKETPLAKAADRLVKKGVIVVASAGNSGANGQYSMGGPTMGDQVISVASVDNAKIELESFTVTPDGSKIGFYAATGAPAPTKGLVLPLTKNPATTTATTNDGCTVNGASPFAANSLTGKAVLIQRGTCSFYEKASNAQKAGAAAVILYNNAAGYINPTVAGTPAITIPVVSVSNADGKKLDALLAQNPTVNFDGGMVTIANPTGNASSSFSSFGMSADLEFKPDLGAPGGSIYSTVPLEQGGYEVMSGTSMASPHVAGAAALLLQAYPNTPAKEMRRTLMNTASLRSYLNGSTLITGLPDYVQRQGAGMLDIVSAYTNAVKATPEKLSLGESDTFATRSKVVVLKNTGSRREVYTAYNYPALTIAGTTLAPAPSQKYATMTINGQDASISGSGVAVVVPPFSEVELNIVVTPPAGAPDKAQYGGYVYLESTTSPNLVVPYAGFKGDYQSLASFGNLIISGATYNAPLFADDGADSLYEEGEAVTTPIDFTFKDVTIPGTTTTTFDAPYIVVNFAHQIRTLSMELLDANGTVVDTLFTEDYVGRHCTNNLANVTSSCRAYTTLDWDGKLSNGQDAAAGVYQLRLKALKPQGDASNPAHTEVYTSQQFTVIR, encoded by the coding sequence GTGAAGAACACTGTCAAAATGCTCGGTCTGCTCAGTCTGTCCCTGGTGCTGGGCGCCTGCGGTCAGAACGCCACCACCCCCACTGCAGGCTCGGCCAAGCCCATTCCCGCTGCGCTGCGCGACGCCGGTCAGCAGAGCGCGAAGTGGTTCGTGGAACTGGAAGGCGACCCCACCAGCCTGAGTGGCCAGAGCGTCCTCAGCCAGCAGGCCACCTTCCGCACCCAGGCCCTCAGCCGCAGCATCCGCTATCAGGAAGTGCAGAGCTTCAGCACCCTGTTTAACGGCTTCAGCGTGATCGCCACCGGCGCTGAAATCAACCGCATCTCCCAGATGCCCGGCGTGCTTGGCGTGTACCCCATCCATGAAGTTCAGCTGCCCCCCACCGTGCGCGGCGAGAACGGCAACCTCAGCCCCGACATGTTCTACGCCACTGGCATGACCGGCGCTGACATCGCTCAGAACGAACTCGGGCTGACTGGCAAGGGCGTCAAGGTCGGCGTGATCGACTCCGGGATTGACGTGGACCACCCCGCCTTCCAGGGCCGCATCGTGGCCGGCTACGACTTCGTCGGTGACGACTATGGCAAGGACGGCAAGTACGTGGCCGTGCCCGACAACAACCCCGACGACTGCGGCGGCCACGGCACGCACGTCGCCGGGATCATCGGCGGGAACGACCCCAGCAACACGCGCAATGGTGTGGGCTTCAAAGGCGTGGCCCCCGACGTCAGCTTCGGCGCCTACCGCATCTTCGGCTGCTCCGGCAGCAGCTACGACGACGTGATCCTCGCCGCGATGGAACGCTCCTACACGGACGGCATGCAGGTCGTCAACATGAGCCTGGGCAGCGCCTTCGACAACTGGAAGGAAACCCCCCTCGCCAAAGCCGCCGACCGCCTCGTGAAGAAAGGCGTGATCGTCGTGGCCTCCGCCGGGAACAGTGGCGCCAACGGCCAGTACAGCATGGGCGGCCCGACCATGGGCGACCAGGTGATCTCTGTCGCATCCGTGGACAACGCGAAGATCGAGCTCGAGAGCTTCACCGTCACCCCCGACGGCAGCAAGATCGGCTTCTACGCCGCCACCGGCGCGCCCGCGCCCACCAAAGGCCTGGTTCTGCCCCTGACGAAGAATCCGGCGACCACCACGGCCACCACCAACGACGGCTGCACCGTGAACGGCGCCAGTCCCTTCGCGGCCAACAGCCTGACCGGCAAAGCCGTCCTGATCCAGCGCGGCACCTGCTCGTTCTACGAGAAGGCCAGCAACGCCCAGAAGGCCGGCGCCGCCGCCGTGATCCTGTACAACAACGCCGCCGGGTACATCAACCCCACCGTGGCCGGCACCCCCGCGATCACCATCCCCGTCGTGTCCGTCAGCAACGCGGACGGCAAGAAACTCGACGCGCTGCTCGCCCAGAACCCGACCGTCAACTTCGACGGCGGCATGGTCACGATCGCTAACCCCACGGGGAACGCCAGCAGCAGCTTCAGCTCCTTCGGGATGTCCGCCGACCTGGAATTCAAACCTGACCTCGGCGCGCCCGGCGGAAGCATTTACAGCACCGTGCCGCTCGAACAGGGCGGGTACGAGGTCATGAGCGGCACCAGCATGGCCAGCCCGCACGTCGCCGGCGCCGCCGCCCTGCTCCTGCAGGCCTACCCCAACACGCCGGCCAAGGAAATGCGCCGCACGCTGATGAACACCGCCTCGCTGCGCTCGTACCTGAACGGCAGCACCCTCATCACCGGCCTGCCCGACTACGTGCAGCGTCAGGGCGCCGGCATGCTGGACATCGTCTCCGCCTACACCAACGCCGTGAAGGCCACCCCCGAGAAACTCAGCCTGGGCGAGAGCGACACCTTCGCCACCCGCAGCAAGGTCGTGGTCCTGAAAAACACCGGCTCCCGCCGCGAGGTGTACACCGCCTACAACTACCCGGCCCTGACCATTGCCGGCACCACCCTGGCCCCCGCGCCCTCCCAGAAGTACGCCACCATGACCATCAACGGTCAGGACGCCAGCATCAGCGGCAGCGGCGTCGCCGTGGTTGTCCCGCCCTTCAGCGAAGTGGAACTGAACATTGTCGTCACGCCGCCCGCTGGCGCGCCCGACAAGGCCCAGTACGGCGGGTACGTGTACCTGGAAAGCACCACCAGCCCGAACCTCGTCGTGCCCTACGCCGGCTTCAAGGGCGACTACCAGTCCCTGGCCTCCTTCGGGAATCTGATCATCAGCGGCGCCACGTACAACGCTCCCCTCTTCGCGGACGACGGCGCCGACTCCCTGTACGAGGAAGGCGAGGCCGTGACCACTCCCATCGACTTCACCTTCAAGGACGTGACGATTCCCGGCACCACCACCACGACCTTTGACGCCCCTTACATCGTCGTGAACTTCGCTCACCAGATCCGCACGCTCAGCATGGAACTGCTGGACGCCAACGGCACGGTTGTGGACACCCTGTTCACCGAGGATTACGTCGGCCGCCACTGCACGAACAACCTGGCCAACGTCACCTCGTCCTGCCGCGCCTACACCACCCTGGACTGGGACGGCAAGCTCAGCAACGGTCAGGACGCTGCTGCCGGTGTGTACCAGCTGCGCCTGAAGGCCCTCAAGCCCCAGGGTGACGCGAGCAACCCCGCCCACACCGAGGTGTACACCAGCCAGCAGTTCACCGTCATCCGCTAA
- the cmk gene encoding (d)CMP kinase translates to MIVTIDGVAASGKSSVSGGVARALGIPYVSSGLLYRAATLLGLDAGLDLGDPGALLAHLSSHPVRLEPLAEGNRVWRADRELTDDLHSTRVDKGVSVVAAHPQVRAWVDDQLRALPEPFVAEGRDMGTAVFPHAQHKFYLTASARIRAERRAKERPDDIPDIEAALIRRDELDANQIAPAADAQVLDTGPMTLDEVITTILRAVRA, encoded by the coding sequence ATGATCGTGACGATTGACGGCGTGGCCGCCAGCGGCAAGTCCAGCGTGTCCGGCGGCGTGGCCCGCGCCCTGGGCATCCCCTACGTCAGCAGCGGCCTGCTGTACCGCGCCGCGACCCTGCTGGGCCTGGACGCCGGCCTGGACCTCGGTGACCCCGGCGCCCTGCTCGCCCACCTGAGTAGCCATCCCGTGCGCCTGGAACCCCTCGCCGAGGGCAACCGCGTGTGGCGGGCGGACCGCGAGCTGACGGACGATCTGCACTCCACCCGCGTGGACAAGGGGGTCAGCGTGGTCGCCGCGCACCCGCAGGTCCGCGCCTGGGTGGACGACCAGCTGCGCGCCCTGCCGGAACCCTTCGTCGCCGAGGGCCGCGACATGGGCACCGCCGTGTTCCCGCACGCGCAGCACAAGTTCTACCTGACCGCCAGCGCCCGCATCCGCGCCGAACGCCGCGCGAAGGAGCGCCCCGACGACATCCCCGACATCGAGGCCGCCCTGATCCGCCGGGACGAACTCGACGCGAACCAGATCGCCCCGGCGGCGGACGCCCAGGTGCTCGACACCGGCCCCATGACCCTGGATGAGGTGATCACCACCATCCTGCGCGCCGTCCGGGCCTGA
- a CDS encoding peptidylprolyl isomerase, with product MKHTVLILTALLALTACQKKAETTTGTDTPAAETPATDPATETPTTDTEGESAEAETPATDAAAVTTPGAVPAGYTEVPFLTEEPKRDFTAEPDLALTDGKDYYALIDTSKGQILADLYEQETPVTVNNFVTLARNHYFDGIRFHRVIEGFMAQTGDPLSVDDAKKAEWGTGGPGYSFADEFRSKLTFNSAGILAMANSGPATNGSQFFITFAPTDFLNGKHTIFGKVVQGEDLLPKLTRTMDESNAEVPGAVADKILTVRILTKG from the coding sequence ATGAAGCACACTGTTCTGATCCTGACGGCCCTGCTGGCCCTCACGGCCTGCCAGAAGAAGGCCGAGACGACCACCGGCACCGACACGCCCGCGGCCGAAACCCCGGCGACGGACCCGGCCACCGAGACGCCCACCACGGATACGGAGGGCGAGTCCGCGGAGGCCGAGACCCCGGCCACCGATGCGGCCGCCGTGACCACCCCCGGTGCCGTGCCCGCCGGGTACACGGAAGTGCCCTTCCTGACCGAGGAACCCAAGCGGGACTTCACCGCCGAGCCGGACCTGGCCCTCACGGACGGGAAGGACTACTACGCCCTGATCGACACCAGCAAGGGCCAGATCCTCGCGGACCTGTACGAGCAGGAAACGCCCGTCACGGTGAACAACTTCGTGACCCTGGCCCGCAACCACTACTTCGACGGCATCCGCTTCCACCGCGTGATCGAGGGCTTCATGGCGCAGACCGGCGATCCCCTCAGCGTGGACGATGCCAAGAAGGCCGAGTGGGGCACTGGCGGCCCCGGGTACAGCTTCGCGGACGAATTCCGCAGCAAGCTCACCTTCAACAGCGCCGGCATTCTCGCCATGGCGAACAGCGGTCCCGCCACGAACGGTTCGCAGTTCTTCATCACGTTCGCGCCCACCGACTTCCTGAACGGCAAGCACACCATCTTCGGGAAGGTCGTGCAGGGCGAGGACCTGCTGCCCAAACTGACCCGCACCATGGACGAGAGCAACGCCGAGGTGCCCGGCGCGGTCGCGGACAAGATCCTCACCGTCCGCATCCTCACCAAGGGCTGA